CAGACCGGTTGGTCCTAATAGATTTGTGGTTCAAGCATCCTGTTTGGGTGATTGGGAATGCATCATGGCGCAAGGGCCATGGATCTTCCGTAACATGGCAGTACTACTATGTCCGTATGATGGGTTCAGTAGGGCTGAGGAAGTCGTGTTCGATCATATGCCAATCTGGCTACAGATTCACAAGCTGCCCGACCCCTTTTGCAAAGAAAACATTGTAGAGAAATTGTTGAAGGGTGCAGGGGAAATCATGGAGATGCGTTTGAACGGGAACACTCGTGGGGATTACATAAGGGTGAGGGTAAATCATGATATCCAAAAGCCCCTTACGAAGTTTGTGAGCATAGTCCGAGCCAAGGAGCGCCAGGTATATTTGGTGCGCTACGAGAAATTGGCTCGTTTTTGCAAGGCGTGCGGTCTGATCGGTCATGATTATAAGGAGTGTAGTCTGGGAACTCATGATGCAAAGAAGCTCAAGTACGGGGAATGGCTGTATGCTGATGGCCCGAACAGCTACAGGTCTGATCTGAACAATAGCAATCCGGCTGCTCCCCGTCGTCAGGGGAGGCCGAGTAGCCCGATAGGTACCCCAAGATCATCTAAGCAAGACCAAGACCCGGAGAGTAGAGATACAGCCACAAGTCCTTTAAAGGGCCATGTGGCTAGGATGGAGGTGGACCGTGATGCTAGGAAGAGGCTCAATATGGAGGATGAAACAATTGAGATAAACAGGAAATCCAGTGCTCTGAAGCCGCTCCTTGCCATTACCAATGGTAGTGGGACAGATATGGGAACAGCGGGCTCGCCGACGAGTAGCACGTCAAGTTCCAAGCGTGCAAAACTCGTCAAGGATAACGACACCAATGATACATCGGCGGCCTCCCTAGAGGAGGACCGCCGGACGCAATGAATGCCCTATCATGGAACTGTCGGGGGGGACCGCCGGACAGTTCGGGAGGTGTTGGCCCTCTCAAAAGCCAATAACCCCAAGCTAGTCTTCCTTTGCGAGACTAGACAAGTATCCTCGAGGATTGAGAAGTTATGTTGGAGGCTTGGCCTCAAAGGTTTCCATGGTGTTGATAGTGATGGAAGGAGTGGAGGCTTAGCCCTATTCTGGGATGAGTCGTTGGCTGTAACAATTTTGGATTCATGCAATAGATATATTGATCTGAGGATCATAGAGGGGGGCACCGGTTTGACTTGGAGGTGTACCTTTGTCTATGGTGAACCGAGAGTGGAGAACAGATATCGTATGTGGGATCATCTATGCAGGCTTCGGGCTATATCTACGGAACCGTGGATGGTTTGTGGTGACTACAATGAAGCCCTATGGCAGCATGAGCACTTGTCCCGATCCATGCGTTCTGAATCACAAATGGCGTCGTTCAGGGATTGTCTGCAGGTGTGTGAACTGGAGGATCTCGGTTTCTGCGGCATTCCTTTTACATACAATAATGGCCAAGCTCTAGACCGAAACGTCCAAGTTCGTTTGGACCGGGCATGTGTGGACGAAGCTTGGCATGACTTGTTCCCGGCGGCGAGGGTACTCCACCTCGCAACGTCGTGCTCTGACCACAGCCCCCTCTTGGTCCAGATGGAAGGGGTACAGGAGAAGCGCCGTAGGGCGACACTGATGCGCTATGAAATCATGTGGGAACGGGATCCCACACTGCCGGACATGGTTGCTAGGAGTTGGAATGAGCACCGTCCGATCGGCAACCTCGATTCGGTGGCAAACTCGTTGAAGGAGATGATGAAGGATTTGAAACAGTGGAGTAAAACACACTTTGGTAATGTCATAAAAGATATCAAGTCGCTTCGTTCTCAGCTGGCTGAACTACAACTGTCTGGGGCTGACAGTGCTCGGTCAAAAATGAACCAGCTAGACGAACTACTCTATAGGGAGGAGATGCTGTGGCTACAGTGTTCCCGTATAGCCTGGCTGAAGGAGGGTGAGCGCAACACAAAATATTTACACCGTCGAGCAGTTTGGAGAGCTTGTCGGAACCTGATTCAGCGGCTACAGAAAACTGATGATACTTGGTGCAGCGTCCCAACAGACATGGAGCGGATGACGAACTCCTATTTCAAGGAGATTTTTACAAAAGAGTCCTTGAGTGTATCGCTCCCAAGGTTACGGATGAGATGAACGAGTCACTTTGTAAACCGTATACAGAAACAGAAATTTCGGATGCCCTCTTTCAAATCGGCCCGTTAAAGGCCCCGGGGTGTGATGGTTTCCCGGCAAGATTTTACCAGCGGAACTGGGCGACTTTGAAGGTGGATATTGTGGCGGCGGTGCAGGACTTCTTCATCACTGGCAGTATGCCAGATGGAGTTAATGACACGGCGATCGTACTGATTCCAAAAGTTCCCCATCCAAAGGAATTAAAGGACTTCAGACCGATTAGCCTGTGTAACATGGTGTATAAGGTTGTTTCTAAATGCATGGTCAACAGACTACGACCTCTCCTGGCTGGACTCATTTCGGAAAATCAAAGCGCTTTTATTCCAGGGAGGCTCATATCTGACAACTCCATCATTGCCTTTGAGTGTATTCATCATATCCAGGTAGCAAAAAACAATTCTCCCGCCTTATGTGCCTATAAGCTTGATCTATCCAAGGCCTATGATCGGGTGGATTGGGAGTTTTTGGAGAAGGCTTTAGCTAAATGGGGCTTTTCTCAGATCTGGATTTCTCGTGTGATGGCATGTGTGTCTTCGGTGAAATATTCGGTAAAATTTAATGGCAAGTTATTGGAGGCGTTCACCCCATCCAGGGGGCTCCGCCAAGGTGATCCGCTATCCCCCTTTCTCTTCCTTTTTGTAGCTGATGCTCTTTCTTCTCTCATAAAGAAGGCTACAAGGGAGGATGATCTTCAGGGGGTCAAAATCAGCAGAAGTGCTCCAGAGATTTCTCATCTTCTGTTTGCGGACGACTCTCTCCTGTTCTTCCATGCGACAGAGCAGCAGGCAACTTTGGTAAAAGGTTTGTTGAACACGTATGCATCGGCGACGGGACAACTAATCAATCCGTCGAAGTGTTCTATCCTCTTTTCGAATCATTGCCAGCCTAATGTTATACAGGAGGTAAAGAATGTGTTGGAGATTACTCACGAGGTTTTTGAACCTAAATACTTGGGCTTGCCAGTCCCTGAAGGAAGAATGCACAAAGTTAGATTTGAAACTACTCAAGATCGGTTGCGGAAGAGGCTTGTGGATTGGAGTGAGCAATATATGTCCTCGGGCAATAAAGAGATTCTCATCAAGGCCGTTGCCCAGGCCATTCCTACTTATGTGATGAGCGTGTTCAAGCTTCCAGCATCGGTTTGTGACGAACTTACACGTATGATTCGCCAATACTGGTGGGGTGTTGAGAAGGGAAAAAGGAAGATGGCATGGATGAGTTGGGATAAGTTGAGGCTTCCTAAGTCCATGGGGGGTATGGGCTTCCGCGACATGAGATCGTTTAATCAAGCCCTGTTAGCCAAACAAGCGTGGAGGCTTCTGGATTCCCCCGAGAGTTTGTGCTGAAGATTGTTAAAGGCTAAGTATTATGCACATGGCCAGGTATTGGACACTATTTTCCCAAATAGTGGTTCGGAGGTGTGGAAGGGAATTTTATACGGGCTTGAGCTGGTTAAGAAAGGGACAATTTGGCGTGTGGGAGATGGTGCGTCGGTACGTACCTGGAGGGATCCTTGGATCCCGAGACCTGTCTCGTTCCGACCAATTACTCCTAAAGAGAATTGCAGACTAAACCGAGTGTCGGATTTCTTGGATGATAACGGGGCTTGGCGAGTAGACAGCCTGAATGAGTTTTTCTGGCCTATGGATGTGGTGCATATTCTGAAGATCAGAACTTCTCCCCGGCAGCGCGGTGATTTTCTGTCCTGGTTCCTGGAAAAAAGCGGTCTATTTTCGGTAAAGAGTGCGTACAGACTTGCAACCCAGGCACACAACTCTGTCTTCGCCAACGGTTCATCCAGTACTAATCCGGACGGGGAGTGCTCTTTGTGGAACCTCGTCTGGAAGTCTGATGTACCACAAAAAATGAAGATTACCACTTGGAGGGTTGTTACAGGTACACTAGCTACACAAAAGTGCAAACAGCTTAGGCACTTATCAACGCGATCGACACGTGCTCTTTGTGGTGTTGAGGAAGAGAGCACGTACCATGCGCTGGTTGCATGTACGCATGCAAGAATCCTCTAGGTGAACATGCGTCGTCGGTGGCCATTACCAACTGATGATATGCTCCTTGATTCTGGAAAGGAATGGTTTCTGTCCTTGTTGAGCAAGTGCACTGCTGATGTCAGGGATATGCTAATTATGTTGGCGTGGAGGATTTGGCAGATGCGCAATGATTTGGTGCATGGGATGATAGTACGTCAGTCCTCGCCAATGTTGAATACTTGGACAGTTACTACAAGTCGATCAAACTGGCTGGAAGATACTCAACTGATGAGATCATAAAAGGCAAGATGCCTATCCTAGAGGCTACACCCAACGTGAGTGTTGATCGGCCCCTCACAACTCCATGGCCGGCGCCTGCAGTGGGGATGGTGGCACTTTCGGTGGATGGATCCTTCCAACAAGATGACGGTACTGCGGCAGCTGGTATGGTTCTAAGGAACCCTGATGGTACAATTCTCTTCGCAGCTTATCGTTTTATTTTCCACTGCAACAACTCGCTGGAGACGGAATTACGTGCGTTGATGCAAGGTATGGCGTTAGCTATACAACACTCGGACCTCCCGGTGGTGGTGCAGTCGGACTCCTTGGAGGCTTTGTCCAGTCTTTCCAATAATGCTCTTTGTAAATCAGCTTATGGCCACCTTGTGCTGGAGATCAAGGATTTGTTAGGTACTAGGGAGTTTTTTCCTTTGAAGATTACCCGTTCTCAGAATAGAGTTGCCGATCGTCTGGCCCATTATAGCCGCACGGAGCGAACTACTGCTGTGTGGTTGGGCTCAGTACCACCGTGTATTGAGGATTTGTGGCCTCAAGACTGTAACTCTGTCATTATGCAATAAAACTCCCTTTACCCCCGCAAAAAAAACATGACCTTTGTTGCAAAAGTTTCTGCAACAAGACATATGTTGCAAAAGGTTCTGCAACAATATCTTTGTTGCAATGTCGAGGGTGCCGGTCAGCCACTCGATGACGCCAGACGCCAGATCTAACGGCTCACAAACCGGCTGATCTTTTAAATAGATCAGCGGCAGACGCGTAGCACGCCCTTTTTTCCATTTTGGATTTGTCCAAAAAACATTGTGTGTGCGGGCTTTACAAAGAGTCCAAACATCAAGCGGCCCAGAAAGGTTCATGAACAAATTTCTTAGCCAAGATGCCACAATATTACACGAGGACACAACAAGATGTGAAAAAATACGACAATATTCCATCCACACAAACAAATGCTACAATTTGGGCGTGTTTGGTTACATTGCCGATCCAGCCTGGCCCGGCGAGCCTGGCTCTATTGAGCCGGTTTGAGGGGATGCAGGCCAAAAAAAACCCATATGCAAatagtttggttgcctgcatgccCCTAGTTGCATGAGACAACCACTTTCGACCCGgcgtttggttgcccgcattgcATTAGAGCATGTCTAACAGAGCCCTCAAACTGGTCAAACCCTCAAAATAACTGCTAGTTTGACTGTTGAGCAGAAAAAAGGCGCAGATCAGCACCCTCAAATCCCTAAACCCTCAAAAAAATCCAGGCCGAACCGTCAACTTCGAGTCCAACCTGCACTAGTGAGGGTTTGGGCCAATTTTCCAGGCCGAACCCTCACTCGGTCAACCACGCGCGCGGGAGGGAAATTTCCCAACTTCtctccccgccgccccgcgccttccacgccgccgccgcccgtgctcgtccccgccgccggccatggAGCCCGGCCAGGCCCCGGTGACCCCCTCCGCCGCCCCCGTGCCCGCACCCGCCCCCGGCCCTGCAGCGCCCGtgcccgcccccgcccccgcccccgcccccgccccgcGCCTCCCGCCACCGGCCACCTCGACCGACGCCGTCGTGGCGGAGATGGTGGCGGCCACCCATGTCAGCCAAAAATGGAGGCGGGCGGGCACCCACCTCGTGCCGAGCAAGCCTCCCGTGCCCGCCCCCGCGGCGAAGCCGGCAAAACCGGCGGGGGAGGCGGCGAAACCGGCGAAGCCCGGCAAGCCGGCAACCTCCACCGCGGCTGCTACCAAGCGCAAGGAGAAGCAGCTCGCAAGCCGCAAGAGGGGGGCAGAACAAGCGGTACCGCCACCGCCACCAacgtgttcgatgaaatgtccgcACCAACCGTGTCATATAGGGCATTGCTCGACGACGCGGAGGTGAACATCACGTCTCCTCCACTTGCTTCCTTCGACTTCCATGTTGAGGAGCCGACGGTTGAGGAGGGGGAGgccggtgaggaggaggaggcgggtgAGGAGGACGAATAAGATGAAGATGTCACCGAGATCGGAGAGGAAATGTTTGAAGCGGGAGGTGGTGCTCGAAGGCCAATTCGCACGGTGAACTACACGGAGGTTGAGGATGTCCTCTTGGTCAAGGCTTGGTCGCAAGTGGGCTTGCATGCGGTCACCGGCACCGATCAAACCGGGAAACGTTATTGGCAACGCATTGAGGACAAGTATTGCAAGCTGAAACCCAAGACTGCCACATTGAGAGCTCGTTCTTACCGATCGCTTCAAGGCCAGTGGGAGTTGATGAAACCCGCTTGTGCTCGTTGGAGTGCGGCTATGGATCAAGTGAGGGATCAACCCCCAAGTGGCTGTGTTGAGAGTGATTATGTGAGTACAAATATCATGCTTTATTTGTAGGGGaatgtagcagaaattcaaaattttctacgcatcaccaagatcaatctatggagtttactagcaacgagagggaaggagtgcatctacatacccttgtagatcgcgagcggaagcgttcaagagaacgaggttgatggagtcgtactcgtcgtgatccaaatcaccgatgatcctagcgccgaatggacggcacctccgcgttcaacacacgtacggagcagcgacgtctcctccttcttgatccagcaaggggggaggagaggttgatggagatccagcagcacgacggcgtggtggtggaagtagcgggattccaacagggcttcgccaagcgctgcgggaggagggagatgtgtcacgggagggagagggaggcgccagggcttaggtattgctgccctccctcccccccactatatatagggccaagggagagaggggcgcagccttggcccttcctccaaggaagggtgcggccagggaggagtccatcctccccaaggcacctcggaggtgccttccccctttaggactctccctttcccttatctcttggcgcatgggcctcttggggctggtgcccttggcccatataggccaaggcgcacacccctacagcccatgtggccccccggggctggtggacccccttggtggacccccggacccctttcggcactcccggtacaataccgataatgcgcgaaacttttccggcgaccaaaataagacttcccatatataaatctttacctccggaccattctggaactcctcgtgacgtccgggatctcatccaggactccgaacaactttcgggttaccgcatactaatatctctataaccctagcgtcaccgaaccttaagtgtgtagaccctacgggttcgggaaccatgcagacatgaccgagacgttctccggccaataaccaacagcgggatctggatacccatgttggctcccacatgttccacgatgatctcatcggatgaaccacgatgtcggggattcaatcaatcccgtatacaattccctttgtcaatcggtatgttacttgcccgagattcgatcgtcggtatcccgataccttgttcaatctcgttaccggcaagtctctttactcgttccgtaacacatcatcccatgatcaactccttggtcacattgtgcacattatgatgatgtcctaccgagtgggcccagagatacctctccgtttacacggagtgacaaatcccagtctcgattcgtgacaacccaacagacactttcggaaatacctgtagtgcacctttatagccacccagttatgttgtgacgtttggtacacccaaagcattcctacggtatccgggagttgcacaatctcatggtctaaggaaatgatacttgacattagaaaagctcttagcaaacgaactacacgatcttgtgctaggcttaggattgggtctcgtccatcacatcattctcctaatgatgtgatcccgttatcaacgacatccaatgtccatggtcaggaaaccgtaaccatccattgatcaacgagctagtcaactagaggcttactagggacatggtgttgtctatgtatccacacatgtatctgagtttcctatcaatacaattctagcatggataataaacgattatcgtgaacaaggaaatataataataaccaatttattattgcctctagggcttatTTCCAACATTATTTACTTGTTGGTTCATGCTTTATTTACTTGTTGGTTATGCTTGGTTGTGATTTTCATATGCTTCCAATGAtgatattgttggggaacgtagtaatttcaaaaaaaattcctacgcacacgcaagatcatggtgatgcatagcaacgagaggggagagtgttgtccacgtaccctcgtagaccgaaagcggaagcgttagcacaacgcggttgatgtagtcgtacgtcttcacgatccgaccgatcaagtaccgaacgcacggcacctccgagttcagcacacgttcagcccgatgacgtccctcgaactccgatccagccgagtgttgagggagagtttcgtcagcacgacggcgtggtgacgatgatgatgttctaccgacgcagggcttcgcctaagcaccgctacattattatcgaggtggactatggtggaggggggcaccgcacacggctaaaagatcaaacgatcaattgttgtgtctagggtgcccccctgcccccgtatataaaggagcaaagggggaaggcgtggccggccaggaggaggcacgccaggaggagtcctactcccacctcccttccttgttggactaggagaggagagggaaggagagagggggaaaggaaagggggggggcgccgcccccctccttgtccaattcggacttgggggggaggggcgcgcggctgccccttggccgcctctcctcttccaccaattgggcccatgaggcccaatagcctccgggggggttccggtaacccccccggtactccggtatatatctgataacccccggaaccattccggtgtccgaatatagtcatccaatatatcaatcttcatgtctcgaccatttcgagactcctcgtcatgtccgtgatcacatccgggactccgaacaaccttcggtacatcaaaacatataaactcataatataactgtcatcgaaacgttaagcatgcggaccctatgagttcgagaactatgtagacatgaccgagacacgtctccggtcaataaccaatagcggaacctggatgctcatattggctcccacatattctacaaagatctttatcggtcagaccgcataacaacatacgttgttccctttgtcatcggtatgttacttgcccgagattcgatcgtcgatatctcaatacctagttcaatctcgttactggcaagtctctttactcgttccgtaatacatcatcccacaactaactcattagttgcaatgcttgcaaggcttaagtgatgtgcattaccgagagggcccagagatacctctccgacaatcggagtgacaaatcctaatctcgaaatacgccaacccaacaagtacctttggagacacctgtagagcacctttataatcacccagttacgttgtgacgtttggtagcacacaaagtgttccgccggtaaacgggagttgcataatctcatagtcataggaacatgtataagtcatgaagaaagcaacaataacatactaaacgatcgagtgctaagctaacggaatgggtcaagtcaatcacatcattctcctaatgatgtgatcccgttaatcaaatgacaactcatgtctatggctaggaaacataaccatctttgatcaacgagctagtcaagtagaggcatactagtgacactttgtttgtctatgtattcacacaagtattatgtttccaattaatacaattctagcatgaataataaacatttatcatgatataaggaaataaataataactttattattgcctctagggcatatttccttcagatatgTCTTAGGAGAAATATGCCGACTTGAGGTACAAGGACATGGCCGGTTCCAAGGGCAAATCCTTCCCATTCATGCATTGTTGGGCATTGCTCCAacatcttgacaaatggaaattGAGGGATCAAGAGAGTGCACCGAAAAAATCGGATATGCTCAAAAtggatgatagtgatgatgaaggaAGAAACCATGACAAGCCCGGGGGAAACAAGAAGGCAAAATAGAGGATGAAGATGGAAGCGGAGGCATCAAGCTTGAAGGAAAAGCTTGATCAAATGATCAAGTCAAAGGAGGCATTGGCGGCGAAGGCATTGGAGGCAAAGCTTATTATCACCGAGAGAAAGAAAGAGGTGAAACTTGCACAACTGGAAGCAAGGCGAgaagatgccaagcgcaaggccGACATGGAGGAGAGGATGATCAAGCTCAAGGAAGCAAAAGCATGGAAGGAGCTCATGGCCGAGGAGAAGGAGCACATGATGATGTCTAGAAAGGACATGGATGAAGAGCAATTGGCGTGGTGGAAGGAGTACAAGGAGAACATCGCCGAGAGGAAGAGGCTActgcatggtggtggtggtggtgcgttGTCTACTCTCCGAGGTGAGTCTCCGATGAGTGGTGGAGGCGATGGAAGTGTGGACAACTTCACCGGTGCTTGAAGTTGTTCGTATGTTTTATGTTTTGCAAATGATGTCTCCGATGACTATGTGATGATGATCATTTGCACGTTGTATATTTTGCTATGATGTCCATGGGATTTAATATGTCATGATGATGATTTGCAAGTTTGTTTCATGTTTGTGATGATGATCATTTGCAAATTTGAAGTGATTTATGTTGCTGTCCAGTTTTGAGGGTTTGAAGGCCGGGGCACAGATCAATGCCCTCAAACCAACCCTCAAAACAGAATATTCAAACCAACCCTCAAAACAGAATATTCTATTTTGAGGGTTGGTTTGAGGGCACTGATCTGCGCCAGGGATTTTCGGCCTTCAAAACGACATTTTCTCAGCCCTCAAACTGATTTTGAAGGTTGAGTTTTTTAGGGCTCTGTTAGACATGCTCTTAGGCGCACATATGACATGGTGTTTGGTTGCAACCTGCATAAGGTGTTGTCACCACTTCTAAGTAGTGGTGAGCTTACCACACAGAATCTGAACATGTGGCACCATCTACTTAAACAAATGACAGTTCATCCTAACTACTATCAAATGACAGTTCAAATTATTAAGAGCCATTGGCTAAATAGGGGATAGTTCATCGGTGCTACCAGATCTTCATCTTCCTCTCTTCTTCTGCTTTTGCttctgcttctgctgctgcttctgctattgctgctgctgcttcttgttcttcttccatCTTCTTCAAATCCTGCACTGACCTTTGTTAAGCCACATCGCCTCTGCCCACTCCAACCTTTTGTTCTTCCAAGCATCATTGTCAAATGCCTCCACACCATGGCCGGAGCTAACAACATCGTCAGGCTCCACATCTTCCTCCTCAGGCACGTGTTCATCAAAGCCCCACTAGAGGATCCAGTTATGCAGAATGCAACAAGCAAGAACTAGCTTAACCTGAGTGGAGTATGGGTGGAATGGCTTCTGATCCAGGATCTTAAACCTATTCTTCAGAGCTCCAAATGCCCTCTCAACGGTTACTCTAAGGCTGGAGTGTCTGAGATTAAACAGCTCCTGTGCAGTCCTAGGATAGTTCCTACCAGAGAACTCGTTGAGATGGTACCTTGTTTTCCTGAAGGGTGGAAGAATACCCGGCCGACATGCATAGCCAGCATCTCCAAGGTAGAACTTGCCGTCGGGGATGTTGATCCCATCAGGTCGACTCATGCTGTCAGTGAGAATGTTAGCATCATGCGTTGACCCCTCCCAGCCAGCCATCACATATGTGAACTTTAGATCAAAGTCAACAGCAGCAAGCACATTCTGGCTTGTGTAGTGCTTCCTCCCCCTGTATGCTGCAGACTGTGACCTAGGAACTCTGGCAGTGACATGAGTACCATCTATTGCCCCAATGCAATCCTGAAAATGGCATCACAAGCCTGTGTTAGTGCTCAACTTGAACAATACAAGCATATCAAGCCATGAAAAGTGTATATTGTCAATGCTCACCTTGAAGTGTGGATACCATCTTGGGCTTCCGCGAATCTTGGGTGGAGTCTGACCAGATGGTCTCCTGGTCATCTCTCCTCTAAGCTCCCCAATAGCATAAAGCACTTGCTTGAAGTACCTAGAGATGGTCTTCATTGATCTCCTGAACGTGTCGTGAATGACCCTGAACCTCTGGTTATGGCCAACAACATGGAGGAACATGGCCACTTGCTCTTCGACACTGGTGTTGATGCTATCTTGTAGCAGCCCCCTGCTCCTGAAGGTCTCGACAAGCCTGGCAAATGGTGCTCTTTTCATTCTAAGCATCCACAGAG
This genomic window from Aegilops tauschii subsp. strangulata cultivar AL8/78 chromosome 4, Aet v6.0, whole genome shotgun sequence contains:
- the LOC141022000 gene encoding uncharacterized protein translates to MASFRDCLQVCELEDLGFCGIPFTYNNGQALDRNVQVRLDRACVDEAWHDLFPAARVLHLATSCSDHSPLLVQMEGVQEKRRRATLMRYEIMWERDPTLPDMVARSWNEHRPIGNLDSVANSLKEMMKDLKQWSKTHFGNVIKDIKSLRSQLAELQLSGADSARSKMNQLDELLYREEMLWLQCSRIAWLKEETEISDALFQIGPLKAPGCDGFPARFYQRNWATLKVDIVAAVQDFFITGSMPDGVNDTAIVLIPKVPHPKELKDFRPISLCNMVYKVAKNNSPALCAYKLDLSKAYDRVDWEFLEKALAKWGFSQIWISRVMASDALSSLIKKATREDDLQGVKISRSAPEISHLLFADDSLLFFHATEQQATLVKAYRFIFHCNNSLETELRALMQGMALAIQHSDLPVVVQSDSLEALSSLSNNALCKSAYGHLVLEIKDLKKAQISTLKSLNPQKNPGRTVNFESNLH